One window of the Nicotiana tabacum cultivar K326 chromosome 4, ASM71507v2, whole genome shotgun sequence genome contains the following:
- the LOC142179869 gene encoding uncharacterized protein LOC142179869, whose amino-acid sequence MAINEKDSDSPFAASMSTPTTKLIDHNHPLYIHHSDTQGSVLTSIQLQGLENYSIWSRSMKIVLHVSLSLISFVIYAFDAHTVWEDLKERFDKDNASRACYFHKTIATLTQGISSVSVYYTKLRELWDEYETLTPPPSCGCAESRKHVEHYQIHKLYQFLTGLNESYENAKNQGHTRENYFKLHRYPSNFKNKRRGGAPHAQANSSVNSGILEPQGQGHQVTTTPAPAHFFTQEQYQQILHLLNKDKEVESAANAIAAGPTCTVHAFMTNLVHNNWIVDTGATNHMVHCLNLLETYDEIPKKARSKVHLPTREHVSITHVGTLKWEDIGYCKEELGLYILKADGRQVFNQQASFQLVSLSTSTVNTISYDINKDSNLADNKSCTVFSLWYQRLGHVPLKILRSVKVLHDIHFRQHHCTVCPIAKQSRLPFPVSSSYSKSAFDMVHGDVWGPYRVSTHDGKGIS is encoded by the exons ATGGCGATCAATGAAAAAGATAGTGATTCTCCATTTGCGGCTTCAATGTCTACGCCAACTACAAAGCTGATTGATCACAATCATCCTCTTTACATTCATCATTCCGATACTCAAGGTTCTGTACTCACTTCCATTCAACTTCAAGGTTTAGAAAATTATTCAATTTGGAGTAGATCTATGAAAATTGTTTTGCATG TTTCACTTAGTTTGATCAGCTTTGTGATATATGCCTTCGATGCACACACTGTTTGGGAAGACCTCAAGGAGAGATTTGATAAGGATAATGCATCTAGGGCTTGTTATTTTCACAAAACAATTGCCACATTGACTCAAGGTATATCCTCTGTCTCAGTATACTATACTAAACTGAGAGAACTCTGGGATGAGTATGAAACACTAACACCACCACCCTCTTGTGGCTGTGCTGAATCAAGGAAACATGTAGAACATTACCAGATACATAAGCTATATCAGTTCCTCACTGGATTAAATGAATCCTATGAGAATGCAAAGAATCAA GGTCACACCAGAGAGAATTACTTCAAGCTTCATCGTTATCCATCTAATTTCAAGAACAAGAGAAGAGGGGGAGCTCCACATGCTCAAGCCAATAGTTCTGTTAATTCTGGTATTTTAGAGCCACAAGGACAGGGACATCAGGTGACAACTACTCCAGCTCCAGCTCACTTTTTCACTCAGGAACAATACCAGCAAATTTTGCATCTGTTGAACAAGGACAAGGAGGTTGAATCTGCAGCCAATGCTATTGCTGCAGGGCCAACATGTACTGTACATGCATTCATGACTAATTTAGTGCATAATAATTGGATAGTAGACACAGGTGCCACAAACCATATGGTTCATTGTTTGAATCTGCTAGAGACCTATGATGAAATACCAAAGAAAGCTAGGAGTAAGGTTCACTTACCAACTAGAGAACATGTGTCTATCACTCATGTTG GCACTCTCAAGTGGGAAGATATTGGGTATTGTAAGGAAGAGCTTGGTTTGTATATCCTCAAGGCAGATGGCAGACAAGTGTTCAATCAACAAGCTTCTTTTCAACTAGTATCTCTTTCTACTTCAACTGTAAATACCATTTCATATGACATCAATAAAGATAGTAACTTGGCAGATAATAAGTCATGTACTGTATTCTCCTTATGGTATCAGAGGTTAGGTCATGTTCCCTTGAAGATTTTGAGGTCTGTGAAAGTTTTGCATGATATACATTTTCGCCAACATCACTGTACTGTGTGTCCTATAGCCAAGCAATCAAGACTACCCTTTCCTGTTAGCTCCTCTTACTCTAAATCTGCTTTTGATATGGTTCATGGTGATGTTTGGGGGCCTTATAGAGTATCTACTCATGATGGAAAAGGTATTTCTTAA